The Candidatus Neomarinimicrobiota bacterium nucleotide sequence GTTGGGTTCAAGCATCATGAGAGTGCCAGCATTGTCTCAGCTTTTCGCTCACTGGGTAGGGATAGACTAACACCTGATGTGATTGACCATACAAGAAAATGGTTGAATCCAGAGATTCGATCGCGCGTTCTGAAAGATACAGCAAAGGCAACGGGCTGGATTTATTCCGGAATTCGTAATGTATGTCTAGAGTCGTCCAATGTATGATTTTGCAAAGCGATCCGATGGAGAGCGCAAGGAGATATTCAGCGAGGCAGCAGCAGAACGTGTGCAGAAACCCGAAGTGATTGAGAAGGATTTCTGGGTATGTTGGTTATTGGGATTATTGTATGGTGACAAATATGTTCAGAAGTACATCAAGTTCAAGGGTGGTACATCACTATCAAAAGCATATGGTTTGATTGAGCGGTTCTCGGAGGATATTGATTTATTAATCGATGCAGAGGAGATGACGGATCAACCGCTAATAGCGGAACGCAGTTCTCGGCAACGAACAGATTTCATTGAAGAACTTCGACGAGCTGGACTGGATTACCTCAAAAGCAGTTTTCTTCCAAAGCTTGAAGGATTAATGAATGGAGTATGTTCGGCTGAAATCGTGCCGGGTACGTATAACCAGATCAAGATAGATTACCCTCGGGCATTCACTGAGAAATCTCTTCTGCCTTACATTTTGCTTGAGATTGGCCCTGTCGGTGCATCAAGGCCAAGTGAAAATATGAGTATTACGCCTTATACTGCAGAACAGTATCCCGAATTGTTCAAAGTAGCTGAGACCAAAGTTGAGACGATACTAGCTGAAAGGACATTCTGGGAGAAAATAACTATTCTTCACGCGAACGCTCATCGTGATGAGGGTAGGCCAGTTAAGGAACGGAACTCCAGACACTACTATGATATTCATCAAATGTATATTGATGATAAAGTGAGAGAGAAAGCCCTACAGAATGAGGATCTTATGCAGGATGTCATGAATGTCAAACGCCACCTCTATAAACAAGGATGGGCACACGATGAGAATCTGAAGCCTCGCTCATTCAAGTTGATCCCACCAAAGCATGTTATGAAGGATTTGATATTGGACTACGCTGAAATGGAGGAGATGTTCTTTTATGAAGCTCCCAAATGGGAAGATATCATGGAATCTGTGACTGATCTAGAAGCTAAAATTAATCAGAAATAAGAACTAAAGCAGGCGTCTTACTCCACAAGCTTTCCGCCCATCTTCGCTTTCAGCTACGCCGTGGCAGGCAGGAAACCTCGTTCCGTTTCGAACCTGCGACCTTCCACGCTCTCAGCTACGACGTGACAAGTTGGGTTATAAGTCCAATGAAGCCGGTGTGAAGGGCGATCCACCTCCATTTCAATAGAGTAGTGCCTGCCGGGGCGTATCCGCCAGCTGGCGTATATGTGTCACAACCTGCATCTGATTATTCCAACATGAGGAAAATAGATACCCAAATACAGATCAATAGTCATGCCTTTAATGAGAGTGACTTCCCGATTTCTCTTGTTCATAAAGATCTCATACAATAACTTTTACTTAACGGTATGGGTAATGCGCTACAAGAGGGGGCTTTTATGAACATGTCAACTGAAAGTATTGAGCCTACATATGTGAAAGACCCAGGCTACCGATTGGCCAATATTCTTTTTCGTTTTCTGGTTCAGTCGAGATCAGATCCGGATCGAAGAGCCTCGAACCATCACATTGTATTGCTTTAGCGCTATGGAGCCTGTTATGGAGCAAGCTATACTGCCTGCTTTTCAAGATCACTGGTTAAAACAACACGAGGAACGAGTTGAATTTATCACTACTTTTGCAGGATCAGGGGGTTATCATCACCCGCCAGATCATAACCAAGTTCCCGGGCAAGATGCTTTGGAACCGTTCCACGCTGGACTGGGAGATGTGTTGTTCAATTATGAGTGACATTTTTACACTAGATAGTCTAGGTAACGCAAATGAGCTAAATCGTTCAGTTATTGACAAACTGTTATCACGTAATAGAATCCAACGATCTGAGATATAGAGAAGAATTATGAGTTTAGCCATTGTAGGGATCTTTGCCATAATGATCCTGCTTCTGATTCTTTTAATCCTGGATGTCATCCCCATTGATGTGCTTGGAATTGGTCTTCTCCTCATCCTCTGGTATACTGGCTATGTGGATGGTGCTGAAGCTGTGGCCGGATTCAGCAATAAGGCTGTTCTTACAGTAGCAGCTATGTTTGTCTTGAGTCATGCTCTGGTGAAAACTGGAGTGATGGAGAATCTAGCTCAATACTTTATCGACCTGGAGAATAAACAAAGATGGTTGGGGATGGGGCTTTTCTTGGTCACAACAAGCCTCTTCTCAGGATTTATAAATAATGTT carries:
- a CDS encoding nucleotidyl transferase AbiEii/AbiGii toxin family protein, whose translation is MYDFAKRSDGERKEIFSEAAAERVQKPEVIEKDFWVCWLLGLLYGDKYVQKYIKFKGGTSLSKAYGLIERFSEDIDLLIDAEEMTDQPLIAERSSRQRTDFIEELRRAGLDYLKSSFLPKLEGLMNGVCSAEIVPGTYNQIKIDYPRAFTEKSLLPYILLEIGPVGASRPSENMSITPYTAEQYPELFKVAETKVETILAERTFWEKITILHANAHRDEGRPVKERNSRHYYDIHQMYIDDKVREKALQNEDLMQDVMNVKRHLYKQGWAHDENLKPRSFKLIPPKHVMKDLILDYAEMEEMFFYEAPKWEDIMESVTDLEAKINQK